The Oscarella lobularis chromosome 9, ooOscLobu1.1, whole genome shotgun sequence genome includes a window with the following:
- the LOC136191405 gene encoding F-box only protein 22-like: MTSSASASPLDLPVVLYEIFRHCNARTLARASCVNRLWRETAQRVTSNAVRAFSTHFTARSTYAECLLDVASHIDTLQRAPAALLLFISQDDDDDDVDVVTSFCSRIPSNCIAIFCHNEEVGVIGKDGRVFESDDKQPIVVTTLVVPRLNNMSVQLLGLNGYESPKKFTENAIRSLFASSNVDRSRRRPKQELVNLFPGGVIDYESSRLVLCLTSSESQYSPGCSQPFYRGLLRCRRRRHGNALTGALVGGTVIGGIRCYVGATPIPYPNSSLLGLALGGVGFRPATVVSRDVRDVRDLMARVRRDLSGGASTLLSAACFACICVGRRDDVVPGSSLDPLHSMRALFPGVPVVGFLGNGEFGELGACGCEDEAGAGGDDDDDDQGDHKHSEKRKRLETFQHAFTFAFGFLTLPS, translated from the coding sequence ATGACTTCCTCCGCTTCTGCATCGCCTCTCGACCTTCCCGTCGTCCTTTACGAAATTTTCCGTCATTGTAACGCTCGCACGCTCGCCAGAGCGAGTTGCGTCAATCGCCTATGGCGCGAAACGGCTcaacgcgtgacgtcaaacgcaGTCAGAGCGTTCTCGACCCACTTTactgcgcgttcgacgtaCGCCGAATGCCtactcgacgtcgcttctcaCATCGACACGCTCCAACGCGCACCAGCAGCTCTCCTACTATTCATTTCgcaggacgacgatgacgatgacgtcgacgtagtgacgtcattttgcaGTAGAATACCATCAAATTGCATAGCAATATTCTGCCACAACGAAGAAGTTGGCGTCATCGGCAAAGACGGACGCGTTTTCGAGTCGGACGATAAACAACCGATCGTCGTGACAACGCTCGTCGTTCCTCGATTAAATAATATGTCCGTTCAACTGCTCGGCTTGAACGGATACGAGAGTCCGAAAAAATTCACCGAGAACGCGATTCGCAGTCTCTTTGCTAGTAGCAACGTCGACCGGAGCCGCCGAAGACCCAAGCAGGAACTCGTGAATTTATTCCCCGGCGGCGTCATCGATTACGAGTCGTCGCGTCTCGTTCTCTGCTTGACGTCCAGCGAAAGTCAATACTCCCCCGGTTGCAGTCAGCCGTTCTATCGCGGacttcttcgttgtcgtcgtcgtcgtcatggtaACGCACTAACTGGCGCTCTCGTCGGCGGTACGGTCATAGGGGGTATTCGCTGCTACGTCGGTGCGACACCGATTCCTTATCCTAATTCGTCCCTTCTCGGATTGGCACTCGGAGGAGTCGGTTTTCGGCCCGCTACCGTggtgtcacgtgacgttcgaGACGTTCGAGACTTGATGGCGAGAGTTCGTCGAGATTTGAGTGGtggcgcgtcgacgcttctATCCGCCGCGTGTTTCGCGTGTATTTGCGTCGGGCGACGAGATGACGTCGTACCCGGATCGTCGTTGGATCCTTTGCACTCGATGCGAGCGCTCTTTCCCGGCGTTCCTGTCGTCGGTTTTTTGGGCAATGGCGAGTTTGGCGAATTGGGTGCCTGCGGTTGCGAGGATGAGGCTGGCGCgggtggcgacgacgacgacgacgatcaagGAGATCACAAGCACTCTGAGAAGCGCAAGCGTCTTGAAACGTTTCAGCATGCTTTCACGTTTGCTTTTGGATTTCTGACGTTACCCAGCTAA